The stretch of DNA CGGTTTGATCAAGGCGGGGAATCCGGAATTGCGGCGTGTGATCATCGAGACCGCCCATCGCCTGGGCCGTTACGACCTGCGTCTGTCGAAGATGAACACGCGTTTGCGTCGACGCGGCAAGCCGGGCAGCGTGGTGGCGGCGGCGATCGGCAACCGTTGGATGCGTTGGTTGTACCATCAAATGAAAACCATTTCCGTTTAAGAAAGCGTTCGCCATGTCCAGACCTCAACTCCAGCTCAACAAACGAGGGTCGCCACGCCCGCCACGCCGTCCTCTCGACCTCCTGGTTGTGCAGGCCGAGACGACGGCGAGACGAACGAGGCTCATCGAACGTATAATGAAAAAGTGAATGCAAGTGACGATTGTTGATGATGATTGCTAACCCGTGCTGATGCTGACTTGCTCGAGCCTGACCTGGGCCGGCGGCCGCCGTGTCGCTACGCTCGTCCTGTAGATGGGGCTGTCACATCACCTCGAAGCCACCCACTTGGGCTGGGAGAATTCCCTTGCTCGGATAGAAGAATGGGGACGCACGTCATCACAGCATCGCCACTTGACAAGCAACGAACTTTCATAGAAGGTCAGGCAGCCGCCTGACGCAATTGTGGGTAGTCGTTCCGATGTGTGGGACGCGTTTGGGTTGTGCCGTCAGGCGGGAGCCTGACCTACGGTCTTGTTACGTTTGGGTGTCGTTTAGACCGCGGAAGATGGCTCGCCGTAGCGGGTTGTCCCGGGGGGTGAATTCTTCCCCCTCTTCGGGTGGCAATTCCAAGGCGGTCGCCATCATATGATACTTGGCATCGATGTCATCCGCATAGTGCACCAGCAGCGATTCCGGCGTGTGCGGCGCGATCGGCGAACCCCATTCGGGCAGGTTTTGATGCGCGATGATAATGTGTTCCAACCGCAGTAATGTTTCAGCATCCAGTTCATCAATGGCACTGGCGTATTCCCGCACGATATCGCGGCCCAACAAAATATGCCCGACCAAACGTCCCTCGGCAGTATAGGCGAATCCTTGCGGTTGGGATTCCAACTCGCGGAGCTTGCCGATGTCATGCAAAATCCCACCGGCGACGACCAGCGACTTGGAGAGCGGCGGCTCGGTCTCGGGATAGTAGGCAAGATATTTGTCCGCCAAAAACAGACAGGTCCGCGTGACGGAGAGGACGTGTTCTAAAAACCCGCCGCGAAAGGCGTGGTGATTGCGAACAGCAGCGGCTGAGTCTTTGACCTGTGCTTCATTGTCCATTAAGAGATTCACAACGAGTTGCTTAAGCGGTGCGTCGGTGATGTGCTCGTCTACAATTTCCAGCAATTCGGCAAACATCTCCTGCGGATCGAATCGCGTTGTGACGAAAAAATCAGCAGGATCAAAACCGTCGTCGGCATCGTCGTCGGTGACTTCGCGGATTTGCAACAGATCAATTTGCGGGCCGTATTGGTTTTCTTCGTAGCGGCAGCGGATCTTATAAAAACCACCCGCCTGCCAAGACGACTCGCAATCAGCGAACCAGCGCGTGTCGTTCCAAATCATGGCGGTCGCCTTGCGCGCCGCATCACGAAAGCTAACACGGAAATAAGGCTTGCCGTCTCGCGTTTTGGCGCGATCCTTGGCGGCCAGCACGACAAAACAATCCGCCTGTTGGCCCGGTTCGGCGTCGCTGAGCGGTGTGATCGGTGGTGGGTCTGACATGGAAACGGTCCCTCGCGCGGGGGAATTCGAGATCGTTTTCGACAATGCAGCGGATCGTTTACTTTACCCACGGTCAACAGGTCATGCAAATTTAGAAAAGTCCTGTTGGGAAGACAGGGCATTATCCACATGGGTTCACAGCAAGGTTATTCGCCGCAACCTCCTTCCACACAAGACATTACAGAGACGCACCAGCTGTGATTTCCCCGCAAGATTATGCTCGGCTTTTTCCGTTCGCCGGACATTGCTATAATGAATCGCAGCACCAAACGCGTTGGATGGTGTGTCCATTCGGTCGTGATCGATTGTTGAAAATCGAAATCAAAACGGAGCCTACAGAGTCATGTCAGTCATCATTAGCGAAAAAGCCGCCAGTGAAATCCAGCGGGTCATTTCCGATCAAAAACACCCGGACAACACGGTTTTACGAATCGGTGTCGCCGGCGGCGGGTGTAGCGGATATCAGTACAGCTTGGGATTCGACACGAATTCTGACGCTGCCAAAGACCACATTACCGAACAACACGGTGTAACTGTTGCCGTCGACAAACGGAGCGACTTGTTCCTTGATGGCACCACGGTCGACTTCTATGAAGGCCTGGACAAACGCGGATTTACGTTCGACAACCCCAACGCCGTTAAGAGTTGCGGTTGCGGAAGCAGCTTCTCCGCCTAAGCGGACTAGACAGCTGAACGATCCGGGCAGTGAAACGCATCTGCCAGCGAAGTGAATACAACAGGCCGCGCGACATGATGCTTGTCGCTGCGGCCTGTTTTTTTATTGCGCGGTGAATTCGTTTTCTTCAATCGCGATCGGCTCGTCAATCGAAAAACCATTCGCGTCGGCAGGCGGGGCGTATCCATTGAGCAGGGCGACATTCGTATCGTCCCCTTCGACACCGTGCAAAAACCGACGTGGGATACGGCAACTGACCGTCACACGTGATTCTTGAGAATAGTCGGTTTCGGTGACATCGGCATGGGCTGCGAGATAGGCCAGTAGCCGTCCGTTGCCGACATAGGTTTCGACTTCCGCATCGAGATACCCGTCTCCCAATCGCTCGGCGACCCGTTCCGCTAACGCCGCCAGGCCGGTTCCCTCGGCCGCGCTGACGGAGATTGCCTCCGGATGCGCCAACCGCAGAACATCGTACACCGACCGGTCGTGGATGGCGTCGATCTTATTGAGAACGAGGATCGCTTCCGAGCCATCAACGCCGATTTCCTTGAGAACTTCGTTGACGGTGGCGATGTGTTGTTCGGCATCGACGTGGGTGCCATCCACAACGTGCAATAACAAATCGGCGTTGCGGACCTCTTCCAATGTCGATTTGAACGAGGCGACCAGATTGTGCGGTAAATCGCGGATGAATCCGACGGTATCGCTGAGCAGCACGTCCCCGCAATGCGGTACGTTCCACCGCCGCGTCCGCGTATCGAGCGTGGCAAACAGTTGATCGGCGACCAGCACGCCCGCACCGGTCACGGTGTTCATCAGCGTGCTTTTTCCGGCGTTGGTGTAGCCCACCAGTGAGACGGTCATCTGATCATCCCGTGCGGAGACCATGCGTGCCCGGCGTTTTTCGACGACTTTCAGCTTGCGCTTCAATTCCGAAACCCGTTTGTCGATCAACCGGCGGTCGGTTTCGAGTTGCTGTTCACCCGGCCCCTTGCTACCAATCCCCCCTTCGATCCGCGACAAGTGAGTCCACATCCGCTTCAGTCGGGTCCGCTGATACAGCAATTGCGCCAACTCGACTTGCAGTTTGGCTTCGTAGGTCCGCGCGTGCGTATTGAAGATGTCGAGAATCAGTTCGCTACGATCCACGATGACCACATCAAGCGCGGATTCCAGATTGCGTCCCTGCGCCGGGGTGAGATTGTTGTCGAAGATCACCAACTCGGCATCTTGCATTTTGACGAGCATTTCCAGCTCCTCAACTTTGCCTTTGCCGAGATAGGTCTTCAGGTCGGGACGCTTGCGATGCTGCGTCAGCGTGCCCACGACCTCGACACCTGCGGTTTTCACCAACCCCTTCAGCTCGTCCAGTGGATGAAGTTCGCTCGCTTCTTGCTCGGGAAGCACCACGGCGACCAGCACCGCTCGCCGTTGCTGGACGCTCAATTCCTCGCGTTTAGGATCTGCCAAGTGAAGTTGCCGCCTTTCAATTTGAAATACGTGGTCAAGATTCGTCGCTGACGAGAATCCATTTCAAAACCTGATTGCATTTGTTTCGCAAATTGGCACTCCCGTGACAGCGGGACGCGTCAGAAGGTTTCGAATTGTCTTGCAGTGGTATTTTAGGTCGCCGCCTGTGTGCAATCAAGAAGGGAATCTTCTCTTCACTGTCAGGACACCTGCTGCGCGAAGTGGTTCGCCGCGCAGAATCAAGCGGTGACTGAGAGAAAATTCGGCGAGGGCAGCCAGAATTGCAGGCCAATCGGAGAGTGAGTGGCCACAAAGAAAGGCGAGAGGCCGAAAGGAGGCGGGGGGTCCTTTCGGCCTGTGGGGGACGTGATCGGGGGGTGTGATGTGGGGTGTGATAAGCCCGACTCCTCGGGCTGGTGTGACAATAATTTGCCGATTTTTCATTTTCCGAGCTGAGCTGTTACGGTTTTTAAACGACATT from Symmachiella dynata encodes:
- the hflX gene encoding GTPase HflX codes for the protein MADPKREELSVQQRRAVLVAVVLPEQEASELHPLDELKGLVKTAGVEVVGTLTQHRKRPDLKTYLGKGKVEELEMLVKMQDAELVIFDNNLTPAQGRNLESALDVVIVDRSELILDIFNTHARTYEAKLQVELAQLLYQRTRLKRMWTHLSRIEGGIGSKGPGEQQLETDRRLIDKRVSELKRKLKVVEKRRARMVSARDDQMTVSLVGYTNAGKSTLMNTVTGAGVLVADQLFATLDTRTRRWNVPHCGDVLLSDTVGFIRDLPHNLVASFKSTLEEVRNADLLLHVVDGTHVDAEQHIATVNEVLKEIGVDGSEAILVLNKIDAIHDRSVYDVLRLAHPEAISVSAAEGTGLAALAERVAERLGDGYLDAEVETYVGNGRLLAYLAAHADVTETDYSQESRVTVSCRIPRRFLHGVEGDDTNVALLNGYAPPADANGFSIDEPIAIEENEFTAQ
- a CDS encoding HesB/IscA family protein gives rise to the protein MSVIISEKAASEIQRVISDQKHPDNTVLRIGVAGGGCSGYQYSLGFDTNSDAAKDHITEQHGVTVAVDKRSDLFLDGTTVDFYEGLDKRGFTFDNPNAVKSCGCGSSFSA
- a CDS encoding 3'-5' exoribonuclease YhaM family protein, encoding MSDPPPITPLSDAEPGQQADCFVVLAAKDRAKTRDGKPYFRVSFRDAARKATAMIWNDTRWFADCESSWQAGGFYKIRCRYEENQYGPQIDLLQIREVTDDDADDGFDPADFFVTTRFDPQEMFAELLEIVDEHITDAPLKQLVVNLLMDNEAQVKDSAAAVRNHHAFRGGFLEHVLSVTRTCLFLADKYLAYYPETEPPLSKSLVVAGGILHDIGKLRELESQPQGFAYTAEGRLVGHILLGRDIVREYASAIDELDAETLLRLEHIIIAHQNLPEWGSPIAPHTPESLLVHYADDIDAKYHMMATALELPPEEGEEFTPRDNPLRRAIFRGLNDTQT